A portion of the Macrobrachium nipponense isolate FS-2020 chromosome 12, ASM1510439v2, whole genome shotgun sequence genome contains these proteins:
- the LOC135224824 gene encoding piggyBac transposable element-derived protein 3-like, with protein MPVCGHCQGKPSWSSSPDVCEEMNKKRPNKGGHWNYVSSDGILVARWKDNSVVTILSSDVGVEPMGAAKKKVPIPCPSVIQMYNNRMGGIDKSDMLTHLYRTPFKAKRYYMRLFAYLLD; from the coding sequence ATGCCGGTATGTGGGCACTGCCAGGGAAAACCGAGTTGgtcatcctcccctgacgtctgtGAAGAGATGAACAAGAAGCGACCAAACAAAGGGGGACACTGGAACTATGTCTCTTCTGATGGCATCCTTGTTGCAAGATGGAAGGACAACAGCGTTGTGACAATCTTGTCCTCTGATGTTGGTGTGGAGCCCATGGGGGCAGCCAAGAAGAAGGTTCCCATTCCTTGCCCATCTGTCATCCAGATGTACAACAACCGCATGGGGGGCATTGACAAGAGTGACATGTTGACACACCTGTACAGGACCCCCTTCAAAGCAAAGAGGTACTATATGAGGCTCTTTGCTTACCTCCTTGACTGA